A DNA window from Ornithodoros turicata isolate Travis chromosome 10, ASM3712646v1, whole genome shotgun sequence contains the following coding sequences:
- the LOC135371003 gene encoding transcription factor HES-1-like — MTMPPTDRGFGFAHQQSRAETRRASKPLMEKRRRARINHSLSQLKSLLLDGTTQKETQNSRHAKLEKADILEMTVKHLRNVQQKCGASTSTQELETRFQAGFAECAREVMRFASDVQVDDSIRSRLLGHLASCLASFPTPDSLPDPPVDTSRVTVKAEPRTEASYCSYDQQDVRATSPLNLATTSSRSASSSSPTISMPASPYSDTDSTASTSDDFAEMRLEGQICSVIRRAPALGSDPVWRPW, encoded by the exons ATGACCATGCCACCCACCGACAGAGGCTTCGGATTTGCTCATCAGCAGTCCAGGGCAGAGACCCGACGT GCTTCCAAACCCTTGATGGAGAAGCGGCGGAGGGCCCGTATCAACCACAGTCTCTCGCAACTCAAGAGCCTTCTTCTGGATGGCACAACGCAGAAAGAAACACAG AACTCTAGGCACGCCAAGCTTGAGAAAGCGGACATCCTCGAAATGACCGTCAAGCACCTTAGGAATGTCCAGCAGAAATGCGGCGCTTCGA CCTCTACTCAAGAGCTCGAGACTCGTTTCCAAGCCGGCTTCGCGGAATGCGCTCGTGAAGTAATGCGGTTCGCCTCCGACGTCCAAGTAGACGATTCCATAAGGTCTCGCCTCCTGGGACATCTGGCGTCGTGCTTGGCGTCTTTCCCCACACCCGACAGCCTACCAGATCCACCCGTCGATACCAGTCGCGTCACCGTCAAAGCAGAGCCGCGTACAGAAGCCTCCTACTGCTCCTACGACCAGCAGGACGTAAGGGCCACCAGCCCGCTCAACCTGGCGACCACCAGCAGTCGGTCTGCGTCGTCGTCTTCGCCCACCATCAGCATGCCTGCTAGTCCCTACAGCGACACGGACTCCACGGCGTCCACGAGCGACGACTTTGCCGAGATGAGGCTAGAAGGTCAGATCTGCAGCGTCATCCGAAGAGCACCggcgctcggcagcgaccccgTGTGGAGGCCCTGGTAG